One genomic window of Ctenopharyngodon idella isolate HZGC_01 chromosome 18, HZGC01, whole genome shotgun sequence includes the following:
- the polr2i gene encoding DNA-directed RNA polymerase II subunit RPB9: protein MDLDSGTYEPGFVGIRFCQECNNMLYPKEDKENRILLYACRNCDYQQEADNSCIYVNKITHEVDELTQIIADVAQDPTLPRTEDHPCPKCGHKEAVFFQSHSMKAEDAMRLYYVCTAPHCGHRWTE, encoded by the exons ATGGATTTGGACAGTGGAACTTATGAACCTGGTTTTGTAGGCATCAGGTTCTGTCAGGAGTG TAATAACATGTTGTATCCTAAAGAGGATAAAGAAAACCGCATTCTGCTCTATGCT TGCAGAAACTGTGACTATCAACAGGAAGCCGACAACAGCTGCATCTATGTGAACAAAATCACCCATGAGGTTGA TGAACTCACTCAGATCATTGCAGATGTGGCCCAAGATCCAACACTGCCTCGGACAGAGGACCACCCATGCCCAAA GTGTGGCCACAAGGAGGCAGTGTTCTTCCAGTCTCACAGCATGAAGGCTGAg GATGCCATGAGGCTTTACTATGTCTGCACCGCCCCACACTGTGGCCACAGATGGACTGAATGA